In Miscanthus floridulus cultivar M001 chromosome 5, ASM1932011v1, whole genome shotgun sequence, one genomic interval encodes:
- the LOC136449550 gene encoding receptor-like protein 7, translating to MPSTMAFHELPVLLLQLLQIIQLVVVLALCSLVPPGAGGGAYTNHTTITASVLPCLPDQALALLQLKQSFSVTNYSTMPFRSWRPGTDCCGWEGVHCDHSNDGRVTSLDLGDYGLLSGGLSPALFKLTSLRYLNLGGNCFNGSQLPAAGFERLTELTHLNLSSSSFSGEIPTGIGSLRNLVSLDLSAAFDILDLADDGYSFNYAGNRLVEPNLARLIANLSSLLELRAGFVNLSNNPAMEWCNALANYTPNLQVLSLPFCHLHGPISASLSRLSSLVLIDLRKNHLDGPIPQFFANFSFLEVLQLSRNHHEGWVSPKIFEQKKLRTVDLSNNIEISGILPNFSADSRLKNLLLGNTNFSGTIPSSISNLQHLKKLALGGRGFSGEIPSSMGQLTSLKLLEVSGFGLVGPVPAWVTNLTSLLVLQFSNCGLSGPIPSFIGNFPKLRKLALFRCNFLGEIPQHISNLTHLNMLLLYSNNLVGTVQLTPFWKLPKLFDLNLSNNLLNVVPEDQDNSSLASLPPIKYLGLASCNISEFPNDLRNLDQIHGLDISNNYINGAVPQWVWEKWSSFSFLNLSHNNFTSMGYDYPILPIYVQYFDLSFNNFQGAIPLPQEANWMLDYSSNQFSTIPSNFGTFIVDTASFKASGNKLSGEILAPICTAWRLNLLDLSYNNLNGSIPTCLMEDLNSLQVLNLAGNQLHGELPHSMKEECSLQELDFGSNKIEGKIPRSLVACQWLEIFDIGNNQISDSFPCWMSKLPNLQVLVLKSNNFTGHLGLGPSVAEDRSNCDFLELRVVDLASNNLYGTLPEEWFSNLKSMTASSSNETFIVENPYPHGQAYQFTVEVTHKGYDIAFSNNLVALVFIDVSSNLFHGDIPKSIGDLVYLSELNMSHNALTGAIPNQLGRLNQLESLDLSSNELSGVIPQELASLDFLTTLNLSNNMLVGRIPESIHFGTFTNDSFLGNDGLCGPPLSKGCSNGSNIVLHPLNKKPDVILFLFTGLGFGVGFAFVIVVTWGICIRK from the coding sequence ATGCCCTCCACAATGGCTTTTCATGAGCTGCCGGTGTTGCTCCTCCAGCTGCTACAAATAATACAGCTCGTAGTCGTCCTAGCCTTATGCTCGCTTGTACCTCCAGGCGCAGGCGGTGGTGCGTACACCAACCACACGACGATCACCGCATCGGTGCTTCCATGCCTTCCCGACCAGGCCTTAGCGTTGCTCCAGCTGAAGCAGTCCTTCTCCGTCACCAATTACTCCACCATGCCCTTCCGATCGTGGAGGCCCGGCACCGACTGCTGCGGATGGGAGGGCGTCCACTGCGACCACTCCAACGACGGGCGCGTGACATCTCTCGACCTGGGCGACTACGGCTTATTGAGTGGCGGGCTCAGCCCTGCGCTTTTCAAGCTGACCTCACTCAGGTATCTCAACCTTGGTGGCAACTGCTTCAACGGGTCTCAACTCCCAGCTGCTGGGTTCGAGCGTTTAACTGAGCTCACCCACCTCAACCTCTCTAGTTCCAGCTTTTCAGGGGAGATACCAACTGGTATCGGAAGTCTAAGGAATTTGGTCTCCCTCGATCTCTCTGCTGCTTTCGATATCCTTGACCTAGCCGATGATGGTTACAGTTTCAATTATGCTGGGAATAGGCTTGTAGAGCCAAACCTTGCAAGATTGATTGCGAACCTTAGTAGTTTGCTGGAGCTCCGTGCTGGCTTTGTGAACTTGTCAAATAACCCTGCGATGGAGTGGTGCAATGCCCTTGCCAATTATACTCCGAATCTTCAAGTTCTTAGCTTACCGTTTTGCCATCTGCATGGGCCAATCAGTGCTTCACTGTCTCGCTTGAGCTCGCTCGTTCTAATTGACCTACGCAAAAATCATTTGGATGGTCCTATTCCCCAGTTCTTTGCCAACTTCTCCTTTCTGGAAGTACTCCAGCTCAGCCGTAATCATCATGAAGGGTGGGTCTCCCCGAAAATATTTGAACAAAAGAAATTAAGAACGGTTGATCTTAGCAACAATATCGAAATATCTGGCATTTTACCAAATTTCTCTGCTGATAGCCGATTAAAGAATCTGCTTCTTGGTAACACCAACTTCTCTGGTACAATTCCGAGTTCCATCAGCAATCTCCAACACTTGAAGAAGTTAGCCCTTGGTGGTCGAGGGTTTTCCGGGGAGATACCCTCATCGATGGGTCAGCTCACGTCCTTAAAACTATTAGAGGTCTCTGGATTCGGGCTAGTAGGGCCAGTACCAGCATGGGTGACTAATTTAACTTCTTTGTTGGTTCTCCAGTTCTCAAATTGTGGTTTATCAGGGCCAATACCTTCTTTCATCGGCAATTTTCCAAAATTGAGAAAACTAGCACTCTTCAGATGCAATTTTTTGGGGGAAATACCTCAACATATTTCAAATTTAACGCACTTGAACATGCTCTTGCTTTATTCAAATAATTTGGTTGGTACAGTGCAACTCACTCCATTTTGGAAACTACCAAAGCTATTTGATTTGAATCTCTCAAACAATCTACTAAATGTGGTACCAGAAGACCAAGACAACTCTTCATTGGCATCCCTCCCCCCAATAAAGTATTTGGGTTTAGCTTCTTGTAACATATCTGAATTCCCAAATGACTTGAGAAATCTGGACCAGATTCATGGGCTGGACATTTCAAACAACTACATAAACGGGGCTGTGCCCCAATGGGTATGGGAGAAATGGTCCTCTTTTAGCTTTTTGAACCTTTCACATAACAATTTTACGAGCATGGGTTATGATTACCCTATTCTTCCTATATACGTCCAGTATTTTGATCTCAGTTTCAACAATTTCCAAGGGGCAATACCTTTACCACAGGAAGCAAATTGGATGCTGGATTACTCAAGCAACCAATTCTCAACTATCCCATCTAATTTTGGCACTTTCATCGTTGATACTGCATCTTTCAAAGCCTCTGGAAACAAACTCTCTGGAGAAATTCTAGCGCCGATATGCACTGCATGGAGACTGAATCTCCTTGATCTCTCTTACAataatttgaatggatcaatccCTACCTGCTTAATGGAGGACCTCAATAGTCTACAAGTGTTAAATTTGGCGGGAAATCAACTTCACGGGGAGTTGCCACATAGCATGAAAGAAGAATGTTCACTCCAGGAATTAGATTTTGGTAGCAACAAGATTGAAGGGAAAATACCTAGATCTCTGGTGGCTTGCCAATGGTTAGAGATATTTGACATCGGAAACAACCAGATTAGTGACTCTTTTCCATGTTGGATGAGTAAACTTCCTAACCTTCAAGTCCTTGTGTTGAAGTCTAACAATTTTACTGGGCACCTGGGACTGGGACCCTCTGTTGCAGAAGATAGGAGCAATTGTGATTTCTTGGAACTTCGAGTTGTCGATTTAGCCTCAAACAACCTTTATGGTACACTGCCAGAAGAGTGGTTTAGCAATTTGAAGTCCATGACGGCCAGTTCTTCTAACGAGACATTTATTGTGGAAAATCCATATCCTCATGGACAGGCATACCAATTTACTGTTGAGGTCACACACAAAGGGTACGACATTGCATTCTCAAATAATTTAGTGGCCCTTGTATTTATTGATGTCTCAAGTAACCTGTTCCATGGAGACATCCCGAAGTCAATAGGTGATCTTGTCTATCTCTCAGAATTGAACATGTCACATAATGCCTTGACAGGCGCCATACCCAACCAACTTGGCCGTTTGAACCAGCTTGAGTCATTGGATCTCTCGTCAAATGAGCTTTCAGGGGTGATCCCGCAAGAGCTAGCATCACTGGACTTCCTCACAACATTAAATCTATCTAACAATATGCTAGTGGGGAGAATACCAGAGTCAATTCATTTCGGCACATTCACGAATGACTCATTTCTTGGAAATGACGGTTTGTGCGGGCCTCCGTTGTCAAAAGGGTGCAGCAATGGTTCGAATATTGTCCTGCATCCACTGAATAAGAAACCTGATGTCATACTATTCCTCTTCACAGGATTAGGATTTGGTGTTGGGTTTGCATTTGTAATCGTGGTGACATGGGGAATATGCATTAGAAAATGA
- the LOC136449551 gene encoding single myb histone 5 — translation MGAPKQRWTSEEEAALRAGVARHGVGNWRMILNDPELSSTLRYRSNVDLKDKWRNMNVIVTSSSARDRGRTSTRRTRAAPKNNDHSLALSTVTSDVDDEIVDVNPIPIASVPVEAWNTSNSKKSHSRLDNIIMEAIKNLNEPTGSHRTTIANYIEEQYWPPSDFDHLLSAKLKDLATSGKLLKVNRKYRIAPSSPRLESRSPKMMLLEDVQGEPLKLGSDASRTLTRSQVDAELVRMATMTAEAAAAAAAHAVAEAEAIMAEAEAAAREAEAAEAEARAAQAFAEAAVLTLKNRNAAKLMAQA, via the exons ATGGGGGCTCCAAAACAGAGGTGGACTTCTGAGGAAGAGGCTGCTCTTAGAGCTGGAGTAGCGAGACATGGAGTTGGAAATTGGCGTATGATATTGAATGATCCAGAACTTAGCTCCACATTGCGCTACCGCTCGAATGTTGACCTAAAG GACAAATGGCGCAACATGAATGTAATTGTCACTTCATCGAGTGCTCGTGACAGGGGGAGAACTTCCACGAGGAGAACCCGAGCTGCTCCTAAGAATAATGATCACTCGTTGGCATTGAGCACAGTTACTTCTGATGTTGATGATGAGATTGTTGATGTAAATCCTATTCCTATAGCATCAGTGCCTGTTGAAGCGTGGAATACTTCAAATTCAAAGAAATCTCACTCAAG GCTAGACAATATTATAATGGAGGCTATAAAGAACTTGAATGAGCCTACAGGGTCACACAGAACTACTATTGCTAATTACATAGAG GAGCAATATTGGCCACCTAGTGATTTTGATCACTTATTGTCTGCAAAACTGAAGGATTTAGCTACCAGTGGGAAATTGTTAAAG GTGAATCGGAAGTACAGGATAGCACCTAGTTCACCACGCTTAGAGAGCCGAAGCCCCAAGATGATGCTGCTGGAAGACGTGCAAGGAGAACCCTTGAAATTAGGGAGTGATGCTAGTAGAACCCTCACGAGATCCCAAGTTGATGCTGAATTGGTTCGTATGGCAACTATGACTGCTGAGGCAGCTGCGGCTGCCGCTGCTCATGCAGTTGCAGAGGCAGAGGCTATCATGGCAGAAGCTGAAGCAGCTGCTAGGGAAGCAGAGGCTGCAGAAGCAGAGGCCCGAGCTGCACAGGCCTTCGCTGAAGCAGCAGTTTTGACACTGAAGAACAGAAATGCTGCGAAACTG ATGGCCCAAGCTTGA